From the Brachyspira intermedia PWS/A genome, the window TTCATGAGTTACAAAATCAATCCTTATACCCTCAGCAGAAAAAGCATTACCATAATAAGTTTCTATAAGCGTTCTCAAATGAAGCTCAAAGAAATCTCTATTAGGCTGTCTCAATGTAGAATAATCATGCTCAAGCCCTATTATTTCACCATCATTAGTAATACCTATAAATAATCTTCCACCTTCAGTATTGCTGAATGCTGCAATGGACTTCATAATAACTTCTTCTAAAGCCTTATTTATTTTTTCTGTATTACTATCATATCTTAATGTGGATTTAAACTCTACATTAGTATTTTCACCGTTTTCTATAATCTTAGTTATATTCATATGATTTCTTTTTAATTCTTCAATCATTCTAATATAATGTATAGCAAGCATTACTATTATCACTATAGTAACAATTATAAATACAACTAAGAATAATATTATAGGTATTTGTATTTTATTGATTAAATCCTTTTCAGGAATGATTATACCTATTTGTATATTATTATTAGCTACTGCAAAAGTACCTTTATATCCCCAATAATTATTATCTTTATATGAAACTTTTATCATATCTTCATTAGTTCCATCAAATTCTTCTGTCATAATATCAGCTATAACATTATAATCTAAATTATCTTTTACAGCATTTGTGTCAGAATATGATATAGGGAAAGTAATTTTACTGTTTCCTGTGATAAGGTATGCATGCATATTATCAATATCTCTAAGCTCTACATCATTAAAATTCACATTAAATTGAGAAATATATTCAAAAGCAACATTTTCATTAGCTATATATATTAAATGTATATAAGGTTTTCCATCTTTTATATAAAAAGAATCAATACTAAGCTGTTCAAATGGTACAGATGAATATAGATTACTGCTACTGTTCGTTACAATATGCCCGACGACTTTATACCCATTGCCTTCTTTAGTAATAGACATATAGTTATTACCAACCTGCATAGCTGCCTTTTCTATAAAGGTATGCTTTGGAAAGAAATTAGTTATTAAAATTTTATAAGCTTCCGGAGCCTGATTAACTATATCGAATATAGGAGTCATCTGCATAGAAAAATAGTAGGTAGGATAAAATATTTTAGAATATTCCTCTACTATTGAAGTTTTAACATCTTGAAAAAGAGATTTAAAAATAAATTTTATAGGTATAGGGTTTCTAATTTGCATATAAACCAAAACGATTATAAATAAGAACAAAATAGCAATAACAACGTCTCTCAATATTCTATTTCTTAGTTCAGATTTAGAAAAAAATCTGCCAGATATAATCTTCATACCATATCCATTAATACCTATTATTGTATATAATAATATAACATATATACAAATATTATCAACCTATTTTATTTACAT encodes:
- a CDS encoding AlbA family DNA-binding domain-containing protein, which gives rise to MKIISGRFFSKSELRNRILRDVVIAILFLFIIVLVYMQIRNPIPIKFIFKSLFQDVKTSIVEEYSKIFYPTYYFSMQMTPIFDIVNQAPEAYKILITNFFPKHTFIEKAAMQVGNNYMSITKEGNGYKVVGHIVTNSSSNLYSSVPFEQLSIDSFYIKDGKPYIHLIYIANENVAFEYISQFNVNFNDVELRDIDNMHAYLITGNSKITFPISYSDTNAVKDNLDYNVIADIMTEEFDGTNEDMIKVSYKDNNYWGYKGTFAVANNNIQIGIIIPEKDLINKIQIPIILFLVVFIIVTIVIIVMLAIHYIRMIEELKRNHMNITKIIENGENTNVEFKSTLRYDSNTEKINKALEEVIMKSIAAFSNTEGGRLFIGITNDGEIIGLEHDYSTLRQPNRDFFELHLRTLIETYYGNAFSAEGIRIDFVTHEGKDICIVYIRKGREPVYTKITNKQGAKEEKFYIRVGNSSREIANASEIIAYVKKHFK